Proteins encoded within one genomic window of Jiangella mangrovi:
- a CDS encoding PqqD family peptide modification chaperone: MTRSAPVPAPAVREMDIDGEVTLFHEPTQTALVLNETAGDVWRLVDGERTADDIVRLLASSYGAGPDDVRGGVEAALAQLAAHHVVDLPSPG; the protein is encoded by the coding sequence GTGACTCGATCTGCGCCGGTCCCCGCGCCCGCGGTCCGCGAGATGGACATCGACGGCGAGGTCACCCTCTTCCACGAGCCCACGCAGACGGCCCTCGTCCTCAACGAGACCGCCGGCGACGTCTGGCGCCTGGTCGACGGCGAGCGCACCGCCGACGACATCGTCCGGCTCCTCGCCAGCTCCTACGGCGCCGGTCCCGACGACGTCCGCGGCGGCGTCGAGGCCGCCCTCGCGCAGCTCGCCGCCCACCACGTCGTCGACCTCCCGTCGCCGGGATGA
- a CDS encoding glycosyltransferase family 4 protein, whose product MGVFGGVARRRAGASTRVLIVVQNIPLRYDRRVRNECRALLDAGYGVTVICPKDTADEPDEHVLDGVVVRSYQPPPATSGLVSYLVEFIVCWLRTARLSLRAARAEGFDVLQACNPPDTYWLLGLLWKVRGKRFVYDQHDLCPEVYEARFGKRGLLHRALLLLERATYATADRVVSPNPSYQEIALTRGKLPIGRTAVVMSSPDPELMKRGEAHPELRGGRDFLVCYIGIMGPQDGVDRLLDAAAHYVHVLGRRDTRFALLGYGDSLDDLRAQSTRLGLDEWVTFTGRVDQVELGRWLSTADIGVTPDPPCEFNHRSTMNKTLEYMAHAVPVVATDLRETMRCAGPAAEYVPDGDPVVMAKTIAALLDDPRRRAHMGAAGRQRIETELAWQLQATAYVDLYHGLLNANGTTNGGNQ is encoded by the coding sequence ATGGGGGTGTTCGGTGGGGTCGCTCGACGCCGCGCAGGGGCGTCGACGCGGGTACTGATCGTCGTTCAGAACATTCCGCTGCGCTACGACCGGCGGGTCCGCAACGAGTGCAGGGCACTGCTCGACGCCGGCTACGGCGTCACCGTCATCTGCCCGAAGGACACCGCCGACGAGCCTGACGAGCACGTGCTCGACGGCGTGGTCGTGCGGTCGTACCAGCCGCCGCCGGCCACGTCGGGGCTGGTCAGCTACCTGGTCGAGTTCATCGTCTGCTGGCTGCGCACGGCCCGGCTGTCGCTGCGCGCCGCCCGCGCCGAGGGCTTCGACGTCCTGCAGGCGTGCAACCCGCCGGACACCTACTGGCTGCTCGGGCTGCTGTGGAAGGTGCGCGGCAAGCGGTTCGTGTACGACCAGCACGACCTGTGCCCCGAGGTCTACGAGGCGCGCTTCGGCAAGCGCGGCCTGCTCCACCGAGCGCTGTTGCTGCTCGAGCGGGCCACGTACGCCACCGCCGACCGCGTGGTGAGCCCGAACCCGTCGTACCAGGAGATCGCCCTCACCCGCGGCAAGCTGCCCATCGGGCGCACCGCCGTCGTCATGAGCTCGCCCGACCCGGAGCTGATGAAGCGCGGCGAGGCGCATCCGGAACTGCGCGGCGGCCGCGACTTCCTGGTCTGCTACATCGGCATCATGGGGCCGCAGGACGGCGTCGACCGCCTGCTCGACGCCGCCGCCCACTACGTGCACGTGCTGGGCCGGCGCGACACCCGGTTCGCGCTGCTGGGCTACGGCGACAGCCTCGACGACCTGCGCGCGCAGTCCACCCGTCTGGGGCTGGACGAGTGGGTGACGTTCACCGGGCGTGTCGACCAGGTCGAGCTGGGCCGCTGGCTGTCGACGGCGGACATCGGCGTCACGCCGGACCCGCCCTGCGAGTTCAACCACCGCTCGACCATGAACAAGACGCTCGAGTACATGGCGCACGCCGTGCCCGTGGTGGCGACCGACCTGCGCGAGACCATGCGCTGCGCCGGGCCGGCCGCCGAGTACGTGCCCGACGGCGACCCGGTCGTCATGGCCAAGACCATCGCCGCGCTGCTCGACGACCCGCGCCGCCGCGCGCACATGGGTGCCGCCGGGCGCCAGCGCATCGAGACCGAGCTGGCCTGGCAGCTGCAGGCCACCGCCTACGTCGACCTCTACCACGGACTGCTGAACGCGAACGGCACCACCAACGGGGGGAACCAGTGA
- the rfbF gene encoding glucose-1-phosphate cytidylyltransferase: MKTAILAGGLGSRLAEETVVRPKPMVEIGERPILWHIMRHYLHYGHDEFVIACGYKGEVIKRWMLDYATLSADVTVRPRRGEVTVHRSDVSEDWAVDVVDTGQTTNTGGRIKRLAPWVGTDTFMLTWGDGVSDVDLDALLAFHRSHGRIATLTAVRPPARYGHIVTDGDQIVEFSEKPQIGEGWINGAFFVLEPAVFDYIEGDDTQFEKEPLEQLAKDGQLMAYHHHGFWQCMDTVREKHILEELWRSGNAPWKIWE, encoded by the coding sequence GTGAAGACCGCCATTCTGGCCGGCGGACTCGGCAGCAGGCTGGCCGAGGAGACCGTCGTCCGGCCCAAGCCGATGGTCGAGATCGGCGAGCGCCCGATCCTCTGGCACATCATGCGCCACTACCTGCACTACGGCCACGACGAGTTCGTCATCGCCTGCGGCTACAAGGGCGAGGTCATCAAGCGCTGGATGCTGGACTACGCGACGCTCAGCGCCGACGTCACGGTCCGGCCGCGCCGGGGCGAGGTGACGGTGCACCGCTCCGACGTCAGCGAGGACTGGGCGGTCGACGTCGTCGACACCGGGCAGACGACCAATACCGGCGGGCGCATCAAGCGGCTCGCCCCCTGGGTGGGCACCGACACGTTCATGCTGACCTGGGGCGACGGCGTCAGCGACGTCGACCTCGACGCGCTGCTGGCCTTCCACCGCAGCCACGGGCGCATCGCGACGCTGACCGCCGTCCGCCCGCCGGCGCGGTACGGCCACATCGTCACCGACGGCGACCAGATCGTCGAGTTCTCCGAGAAGCCGCAGATCGGCGAGGGCTGGATCAACGGCGCCTTCTTCGTGCTCGAGCCGGCGGTCTTCGACTACATCGAGGGCGACGACACCCAGTTCGAGAAGGAGCCCCTGGAGCAGCTGGCCAAGGACGGTCAGCTCATGGCCTACCACCACCACGGGTTCTGGCAGTGCATGGACACCGTGCGCGAGAAGCACATCCTCGAAGAGTTGTGGCGCAGCGGGAACGCGCCCTGGAAGATCTGGGAGTAA
- a CDS encoding NAD-dependent epimerase/dehydratase family protein, with protein MRILVTGHDGYIGTVLVPLFQQAGHEVVGVDNGLFSTCAFAPDRAKPDAELRLDIRDLREDHFEGVDAVVHLAGISNDPVGDLNPSTTYDINHLATVHVARTAKAAGVPRFAFSSSCSIYGAHGDDVLDESAEFYPVTPYGESKVLSERDLTALADDDFSPTFLRNATAYGVSPRLRGDLVVNNLTGYAVTTGQVLLKSDGTPWRPLVHIEDIARAFLAVVEAPRDLVHLKAYNVGRTDETYRIREVAEIVAEVVPDSVVSFAPGAGPDKRNYRVDCSLIARELPSFQPQWTVRRGVEELYAAYLETGLTEDDLTGSRLQRIKHIKAQQESGLVDEQLRVTTLNGATHA; from the coding sequence ATGCGCATTCTCGTCACGGGCCACGACGGCTACATCGGCACCGTCCTCGTCCCGCTGTTCCAGCAGGCCGGGCACGAGGTCGTCGGAGTCGACAACGGGCTCTTCTCCACCTGCGCGTTCGCACCGGACCGCGCCAAGCCCGACGCCGAGCTGCGTCTGGACATCCGCGACCTGCGCGAAGACCACTTCGAGGGCGTCGACGCGGTGGTCCACCTGGCCGGCATCTCCAACGACCCGGTGGGCGACCTCAACCCGTCGACCACCTACGACATCAACCACCTCGCCACCGTGCACGTCGCCCGCACCGCCAAGGCCGCCGGCGTCCCGCGGTTCGCGTTCTCGTCCTCGTGCAGCATCTACGGCGCTCACGGCGACGACGTCCTCGACGAGTCCGCGGAGTTCTACCCGGTCACGCCGTACGGCGAGTCGAAGGTGCTGAGCGAGCGCGACCTCACCGCGCTGGCCGACGACGACTTCAGCCCGACGTTCCTGCGCAACGCGACGGCGTACGGCGTCTCGCCGCGGCTGCGCGGCGACCTGGTGGTCAACAACCTCACCGGGTACGCCGTCACCACCGGCCAGGTGCTGCTCAAGAGCGACGGCACCCCGTGGCGCCCGCTGGTGCACATCGAGGACATCGCCCGCGCGTTCCTGGCGGTCGTCGAGGCGCCGCGCGACCTCGTGCACCTCAAGGCCTACAACGTCGGGCGCACCGACGAGACGTACCGCATCCGCGAGGTCGCCGAGATCGTCGCCGAGGTCGTGCCGGACTCCGTCGTGAGCTTCGCGCCCGGCGCCGGCCCGGACAAGCGCAACTACCGCGTCGACTGCTCGCTGATCGCCCGCGAGCTGCCGTCCTTCCAGCCGCAGTGGACCGTGCGCCGCGGCGTCGAGGAGCTGTACGCCGCCTACCTCGAGACCGGCCTGACCGAGGACGACCTCACCGGCTCGCGGCTGCAGCGGATCAAGCACATCAAGGCCCAGCAGGAGAGTGGTCTCGTCGACGAGCAGCTCCGGGTCACCACCCTGAACGGAGCCACCCATGCCTGA
- a CDS encoding class I SAM-dependent methyltransferase encodes MPDPIPCRSCGSTDLRPFLSLGKTPLADALVTADRLDRTDPTFPLDVAFCPGCTLVQILEEVPPQQLFVDNYLYFSSFSDHLLRHSREHVEGLVRNRGLNESNFVVELASNDGYLLRNFLPHGVKVLGVDPAPDQANAAREAGVPTIEEFFGVESARRIRAEHGPADVIIANNVMAHVPALNDFVGGMAELLADDGLITVENPWVKDLVDHGEFDTVYHEHLCYYSCTSVDALVRRHGMFLNHVEYFPDLHGGTLRWHIGKREQVSPDARRMLDAELAAGLTTFGYYADFANRVESIRSGLRSLLEDLKGSGATIAAYGAAAKGSTMINYVGLGTELIDFVVDRNTWKQGKYMPGVHVPIRPVEALLDEQPDYVLVLAWNFLAEILEQQQEYRQRGGRFIRPVPAPEILP; translated from the coding sequence ATGCCTGACCCGATCCCCTGCCGCTCCTGCGGCTCCACGGACCTGCGGCCGTTCCTGTCGCTGGGCAAGACGCCGCTGGCCGACGCGCTGGTCACCGCCGACCGGCTGGACCGGACCGACCCGACCTTCCCGCTCGACGTCGCGTTCTGCCCCGGCTGCACGCTGGTGCAGATCCTCGAAGAGGTCCCCCCGCAGCAGCTGTTCGTCGACAACTACCTGTACTTCTCCTCGTTCTCCGACCACCTGCTGCGCCATTCCCGCGAGCACGTCGAGGGCCTGGTGAGGAACCGGGGGCTCAACGAGTCGAACTTCGTCGTCGAGCTGGCCAGCAACGACGGCTACCTGCTGCGCAACTTCCTGCCCCACGGCGTCAAGGTGCTGGGCGTCGACCCCGCGCCGGACCAGGCCAACGCGGCCCGCGAGGCCGGCGTGCCGACCATCGAGGAGTTCTTCGGCGTCGAGTCGGCGCGGCGCATCCGGGCCGAGCACGGTCCGGCGGACGTCATCATCGCCAACAACGTCATGGCGCACGTGCCGGCGCTGAACGACTTCGTCGGCGGCATGGCCGAGCTGCTCGCCGACGACGGCCTGATCACCGTCGAGAACCCGTGGGTCAAGGACCTCGTCGACCACGGTGAGTTCGACACGGTCTACCACGAGCACCTCTGCTACTACTCGTGCACGTCGGTCGACGCCCTGGTCCGCCGGCACGGCATGTTCCTCAACCACGTCGAGTACTTCCCCGACCTGCACGGCGGCACGCTGCGCTGGCACATCGGCAAGCGCGAGCAGGTCTCGCCCGACGCGCGCCGCATGCTCGACGCCGAGCTGGCCGCCGGCCTGACGACGTTCGGCTACTACGCCGACTTCGCGAACCGGGTCGAGAGCATCCGCTCCGGGCTGCGCTCGCTGCTCGAGGACCTCAAGGGCAGCGGCGCGACGATCGCCGCGTACGGCGCCGCCGCCAAGGGCAGCACGATGATCAACTACGTCGGCCTCGGCACCGAGCTGATCGACTTCGTCGTCGACCGGAACACCTGGAAGCAGGGCAAGTACATGCCCGGCGTGCACGTGCCGATCCGCCCGGTCGAGGCGCTGCTCGACGAGCAGCCCGACTACGTGCTGGTGCTGGCCTGGAACTTCCTCGCCGAGATCCTGGAGCAGCAGCAGGAGTACCGGCAGCGCGGCGGCCGCTTCATCCGTCCCGTCCCGGCCCCGGAGATCCTGCCATGA